DNA from Cyprinus carpio isolate SPL01 chromosome B3, ASM1834038v1, whole genome shotgun sequence:
GAGCAATAATCAGCAGGCAATTATCAGTTTGCAATATTTAAAACGTCATTGCTAACTTGCATCCGGAAATGTCAGTGTTTTGTTAATTGTCTTTTCTGCTGGGAGAGAGGCAGAGTAAAAACAGGTGGGTTTGGGGTAGAGTACCTCTCGTAGGTAACAGGACATCCCTCGCAGTGCTGCTCCCATGGCTGTAGGAGAGGGAAGCTGGCAGATACAGAGAGAAAGGAGACAGAGATGAAGTGAGCAGTGCCTCTGTGTGTATTTGGCACTGGCTACATTCATACAGTGAGTGTTTTACATTGATAACAGATGTGACTCTCAAATTGCCTTGTTCAGTTCATACAACAGCAGATAAGAGCTGATTGAATATCATTAAGAAACATGCTGTTCTGAtcactgttttttattatgtaaattcaTCTTCCAGTTACACATAATATTGACACATTTTTCAggtttaacaaaataattaatgttgtGTTCTTTAAAATGATGTATGTACTATATTTATCAACAAGTTAGTGCTTTTAAAGCatctttacatttattccaaCCTATTTTtagatcatcagtcatcaaagttCGGTAAACATTGCAGGTGTCATGATGGTCACAGACACATGAAGATGTATCTTTAATTAATTGCTCAACAAAAACCTAACAGGTTGTGCTTTCAAGTCATTTCAGGTTTGATTTTGACGCACCACAACTGGGTAAACAACttattgtttacttatttttaattaatttttctgttaacactattttattttaattcagactATTTTGCGGATGCGGAAGGCATGCAAAAATGAGAGGAGGGATTTATCGTGTGAACAGTACAatagaccaatcacagcacaaagGAGGCACTGCCTTTTATCATTTGTCTTTTCCTTACTGATTTTCACTGTCACTTCAGAAAAAAACtgttgaattattttaatgtctatttcacattatttgtgttgttttatttttgtacagtgaATTATTTTCTCATCCACTTTTTTTGACGAGGCCCTTGCCTCCTCAGAGGAAATGCCCCTATGAGCCAATAACCAAATCAAGCTCCTTTTCTAATCTCACAATAGCTGTGACTTCCTTAAACTGATTTAAGTAAACAATAAATATGCCGGTGTTCACAACTCGGGAAGGTCTTATCACAATTGACATGTTACTTAATAAACATGTCGAGTCGAGGTGCAAGTTCATCCATCAATTCTAAATTAACCAACAGCAACCtggaatgcattttatttttagctaagtgTACAGCGCAGCATTTAGGTCGTGCCCAAACTGCAAAATTGATAAAAGTAGCTTTGATAAAAGATAGATCTCCATGTATAAggtttaattaataattgttcAATATACATGCAACTTATACTATCATATTTTGTCCATGCAACTTAGCtagttttatttgaaatgaaaaaataataatattatacattttaaaaaaattaacatcaatacaaacacatctatctatctatctatctctctatctatttatatgtatgtctgtctgtctgtctgtctaagtatctatctgtctgtctgtctgtctgtctgtctgtctatatgtgtgtctgtgtctatctgtctgtctgtctatctgtctgtctgtctgtctgtctgtctatctagagCATTAACTGGTGAAGATTAGCTAGAACAAGCTTATATTAATTCATCACAATGATGTGCATTAACGTCAGGTACTCGTGTCTTACAGGTGGTGGATGTTCTAAACAGGTGTAGAAACGTTTCGTCTGGTCTGGTTTCACACGTCGCAGGGCCACACGAGACTCTCCAATAAACTCATTGTGAGTCAGTTTATCCTCATCGCACACCGATAACCTGAGAAAAACACcaacataaaaaagaaagtgagagagttATTCAATTAATATACTGGAAGGAGGGCAAAGATAAACATGAAAGTTGTAAATGTAGTATGGGCGAAAgtgataaaatgcaataaaaatatcttcCGCAGAGCAGCAAGAGCTGGAAATGGCTCAgacagaaatgtatatatttatgaatggGATTAGGATGATATTTCTGTCGGAAGTAAGCGCCTGCTCTTTTTTCAAAGGTTTGCTTGCGTGTTCGGCTCCCTCCTCTGCTCCTGTACTCTCCCTTGGAGATAAACGGCTAAATGACTTTTCTCTGACTACTGTCACCCCGCCATTGAAAAAAAGGGCAAGTTTGAAAACACCAGCAGTCCTACTCCCAGGTTGCCAGGGGACACTGTTCATTTATATCACGAGCACACAGGTAATTTTCTAGATAATCGGAGGATAAACCCGAGTGCTACAGCAGTCACTCCACCTTGGAGATGATGGGGCTGAAGAGTGCCTTTCAGCACTGCAATAATATTCAGCCTAAATATATGCCGACTTTCCAAGGTGTGCACAACAGTAAATGTACCCAGAAACTTGATCAATCCTGAAGGTTCATAAGTGACAGGAAGGTCTGTTAAGCAGGCACACTCTCTGTCACACACCTACACTACTGTCGAAGCAAGATTTGCAGGCTACTGTCAAATCACTGCTCTCCAAGAGgagaatattaaagaaatatcCAGAATAGATTCACAGCCCACTTGGAGTCACCCATAAAGAGATATTCAAGAATCCACAGATGTCTTCACTAACCTCAGAGTCTTCCTGAGCATGTCCTCCTCTGTGATGCCAATGTAAGTGAGAGTCTCATTCCAAACAGGATTTAGAGAATTACGTACAGTTTTGGTTTTCAGTTTATTAGCCTGTGGGTATAAAACACttagaataaatgaataaataacgaGTGAAGattatatcttaatatcttaatcctctaacacacacacacacacacacacacacacacacacacacacacacacacacacacacacactaaatatggGATCAATAggatttcacttttttatcatactttttattcagtagggatgcattcaattgatcaaaagtaaaaaaaattataagttcTTTCAAATAATggtgttctattcatcaaatatcatggtttaataaaaatattaagggaTGAATCAACattcataatgaaaaatataattctttagcactaaatcagaatatcaggattatttctaaaggatcatgtgccactaaatcaaataaatgcagccttgttgagcataagatacttctttcaaacacaGTTAAAAATCTTActtgccccaaacttttgaatggttttagtattatatatatatatatatatatatatatatatatatatatatatatatatatatatatatatatatatatatatatatgctataaaacATTTTGAGCAGTAGTTGTTTCTGATATAAAAGTAGTAGATATTTCAGAGGTACTTAGCATCTAATCGCTTTGTCAcgtttcttcattttttttttttttttatttattgtgtcatCACTTTGTCATGATtcgttgtttttattttaaggtctaattTATGTTTTTGGCTAGACTCCTTAATGCCACTGAAGGCGATTTCTGGGACAGTTTGGGGAGCGTGCTTTTCTGTTCCAGCATGATAATACTGTGCACAAAGCAAGATCTATAATGAAATGGTGTAGAAAAACGTGACAGGCACAAAGGCCAGACCAGGCTCCCAATGAGCTCTACTGGGATGAATTGGAACGCATACTATCAGTCAGGCCCCATCACCCAACATCAATGCCTCTCTGATGCTCTTGTGTCTGAATGAGAGCAAATCCCAGCATCCCATCCCAAGATCATCTCTCTATTAATTCCCATAGTTTTGCGAGTAAATGTTCAACATGCACATATATaggaatggttttttttttttcggcatcCATGtattttttggccatataatgTATAAAGAGGACACTTTTAGGTCATATAGGTCAAAggtcatgtttttgtttgtttttggatgaaacaacaattacaatttaattgcTCCAAACAGGACTTGCCCACCTTACATGCTCCTGGTAGAAGATGAAGTTTGACATAAGGGTCTGCCAAGCCATTAAAATCCATAGGTTTCAAACCCtgcaccaaaaaacaaacaatttattaGACAAGATATGctgcataaaaaatataaagaaacaacAGTATGGAGCTCTGTTGAAGTGAAACAAACTGCTAAAGGGTAAATCACCTGCAGGTTTTGGAGTATGAGTCATGAATAGGTGTGAGTGTGTAGTGAACTGCAGAGGTGTGAGGCAGACGTTACCTTGGCTCTGATGAGGGTACAGTGGAGGGAACTGGTTGCTCTCTCATACCTCAGTTCAAATTCTAACGTCCCCAGTGCAGCTACACAATAATATGAATGATAGTATAAATGTTAATTACATCTATACTGTAAAACCTGACAGAAAGCAGATTAAACAATCCATTATGCAGTACAATTATAAGGCATGCATGTCTGACAGTTGGTAAGATGGATAGCAACATTGCAAATTGCAATATTAAGCCTGTACAATTTTTTTTGCCAATGCAAAGCATAGGCTTAATATTGCACAATTACTAgcaaaataattcacatttaattatttgccAGGCAGTctaaggaaaaacaacaacaacaacagtttaaATAAGGTGATatgacaaacaaaataatttgctATGTTCAATAGCTATGCATTTCTTCAAGGCATATACCAGGTAGGATGTTCATTTGTGGACATTACCATAtggataatatatttaaaacaataaaatacctaATAATATTACATTCTACACCTAACTATGAACTAAAAAAGGAAAGTCCAAACCTAACTTGTTTTTTGAGAACAAAGCCTCTTAAGATTCCTTTTCAGGTATTTTTTTGACAGCATTTTCTGGCATAACTTggagatttatttaaacacactCTACAGATAACAggtaaaattatcatttaaaatatagttttattgtaaatatagtatatttatgGTTTTACGATTTGTTTTTATCTAAAGTCCTAAATAACAATCAGAATTGGACAGTGAATTACTTCCCTAATGTACTGTCAGGAGACATACTGTATTGTTTTGTTAAGGTCTTTAGTTTCCACGGTTGATTTCCACGGCAATTACTTAAAAAGTTATACATTAAAGTAATCTGTTTCATCAAATTAAAGAGcgtcaaaatgcatttattgtttaaatcttatctatttttattgtgtatattgtatatttcattagtattatttgttatatgaattcatgttttttttaaagatgctgcAGAGGGTGTCATCATATCACGACTGTGTCCAATCTCTGCCCCTTTACTCATCAGTCTCTCAAAACTCGCATGATGCACTCACATGTGACTCACTAGCTAAGAGGGCGCAGTAACTTATGTAACCTGATTATACTTTCATGATATACCTTACAGTTACAgttgtgtgttgatgtgtgacTAAAGAGTTTCCCTCGGATGGTGCGTGTGATCTTGTAGGTAGTTAAAGCACACAATATGTCATAACTTACTACTGTCATCGCTGTCTGAACTGCAGATGTCCACCGATGTCTCAATGCTGCTTGCTGCTGACAGAGTCCCACCCCCTCCTCTGGCCCCGGCCTGCAGGGGGGACAAGAGACTTCTGCTCGTTCCTCCAGAGGCCCCAACCTCCGGGCTGAGAGCCAATGGAGAAGCAGGGTTAGGAGAGATAGGCTCAGCAGTCGGGGAGAGTCGAGGGAAATAGGCAGAGATCTGTCTAATTGGTCGTATGGGGCCGGGACAGACGTCTATGGCCATGTGTTCCTGGATGGAGATGGTGATtttgacacttattttttttcccttacgCACCGTCATCAGATGGGCAAAAATAAAGCAGATTAGAAAtagataaatgtgtgtttttgacacTTATATTAGTAAATGAAATTAGATGTCGAtaattcaataaaacaatttcaagtGGATCCCAGTGACTTTCATTGAATgggcaaaaataaaacagatttaaaataatatagataaataaataaattgtgttctaCAGAAGTTCTAAAAAGTCGCAGACGTACCCTCGCAGCTTTCTGTCCATTTGGCACAATATGACGGTGAAAGAgtaccaaaatgtaaaaaattagaTGTATGTTACAAAAAACCAGTCTAAAAACTACTaattgtgttctacagaaggaaGTCAGACGTACAGGTTTGGCACAatatgacggtgagtaaatgaaatTAGATGTATGTTAAttgaacaatttttaatgttGGCATGTGCTATGGAAGCTAGTGAATTTGTGCACACACAATAAGGGGGATGTTT
Protein-coding regions in this window:
- the doc2a gene encoding double C2-like domain-containing protein alpha, with amino-acid sequence MTVRKGKKISVKITISIQEHMAIDVCPGPIRPIRQISAYFPRLSPTAEPISPNPASPLALSPEVGASGGTSRSLLSPLQAGARGGGGTLSAASSIETSVDICSSDSDDSTALGTLEFELRYERATSSLHCTLIRAKGLKPMDFNGLADPYVKLHLLPGACKANKLKTKTVRNSLNPVWNETLTYIGITEEDMLRKTLRLSVCDEDKLTHNEFIGESRVALRRVKPDQTKRFYTCLEHPPPLPSPTAMGAALRGMSCYLREWENEQLTSLEERGRLLLSLQFLPPPAEGEAEGRRGGLYVGVLRCAHLAAMDVNGFSDPYVKIYLKPDVKKKSKHKTAVIKKTLNPEFNEEFFYEISLSELVHKTLEVTVWDYDLGRSNDFIGGVCLSCQVQGDALRHWMDCLRNKGQRVERWHILANELPQTTCHD